A region from the Vibrio sp. SS-MA-C1-2 genome encodes:
- a CDS encoding SirB1 family protein: MFDFDNDELDNMSLVDAGLAVSAEIKSSLSQSIVKRELAQLVEEAEQKLLTISDKSEQLEGLIELFYREWGFTGDYQEYFKSENIFLDSVIERRRGIPVTLGAIFLYLTEKLDLPVQAVNFPTQLILRVNIPGKSASFINPFDGNVITSHLLEAWLKGHEGAFAKVTSAHLHPSSNSSIISRWLGVMKNILLGEHQFDLALRCSDLALILNPDDPYEIRDRGFIFQQLDCNHIAASDFEYFIEQCPDDPSIEILRLQLKALSEQGVVLH; encoded by the coding sequence ATGTTTGATTTTGATAATGATGAACTAGATAACATGAGTCTTGTCGACGCTGGCTTAGCCGTTAGCGCGGAAATTAAATCATCGCTATCTCAGTCAATCGTTAAGAGAGAATTAGCTCAACTTGTCGAAGAGGCTGAGCAGAAATTATTAACAATCTCTGATAAGAGTGAGCAATTAGAAGGTTTAATCGAACTTTTTTATCGAGAGTGGGGATTTACAGGCGACTATCAAGAGTATTTTAAATCTGAAAATATCTTTCTTGATAGTGTCATTGAACGTCGTCGTGGGATCCCAGTGACTTTAGGTGCTATTTTCCTTTATTTAACAGAGAAATTAGATCTACCGGTTCAAGCCGTTAACTTTCCTACTCAATTAATATTGCGTGTCAATATCCCAGGAAAGTCAGCCAGTTTTATTAATCCATTTGATGGCAACGTGATCACTTCTCATTTATTGGAAGCTTGGTTAAAAGGGCATGAAGGGGCATTTGCAAAAGTCACTTCCGCTCATCTTCATCCAAGCAGTAATAGTAGTATTATTAGTCGTTGGCTGGGGGTGATGAAGAATATCTTGTTGGGTGAGCACCAGTTTGATTTGGCTCTACGCTGTAGTGATTTGGCGTTAATATTGAATCCTGATGATCCTTATGAAATTCGTGATCGTGGTTTTATTTTTCAGCAATTAGACTGTAATCACATTGCAGCATCTGACTTTGAGTACTTTATTGAACAGTGCCCAGATGACCCATCTATTGAGATTTTACGACTACAATTAAAAGCACTTTCTGAGCAAGGTGTCGTATTGCATTAA
- a CDS encoding SirB2 family protein, giving the protein MYAAVKHIHLLAIALSVTLFVFRYILLMANSKMLEKKWLKITPHITDTVLLVSGITLIFITGFIPFTTSAVWLTEKITCVGVYIALGFVTFHYTNNKVFKTFAFLGALGWLFMAAKLAMMKVPMFLG; this is encoded by the coding sequence ATGTACGCAGCTGTTAAACATATTCATCTATTAGCTATTGCATTAAGTGTTACACTTTTTGTTTTTCGATATATATTATTAATGGCTAACTCTAAAATGTTAGAGAAGAAGTGGTTGAAAATCACCCCTCATATTACTGATACGGTTTTACTTGTATCGGGTATAACCCTGATTTTTATTACCGGCTTTATTCCGTTTACAACTTCAGCCGTTTGGTTAACAGAAAAAATTACTTGTGTCGGTGTTTATATTGCCCTTGGCTTTGTCACCTTCCACTATACCAACAATAAAGTATTTAAAACATTTGCTTTCTTAGGGGCGCTTGGCTGGTTATTTATGGCGGCGAAGTTAGCGATGATGAAAGTACCGATGTTCTTAGGATAA
- the prmC gene encoding peptide chain release factor N(5)-glutamine methyltransferase codes for MINTIEMVQKTSESKLAEAGFDSARIDVSVLLCHVLDKPSSYLFTWPERELTESQLTQLEQLITRRLSGEPIAYIVGWREFWSLPLKVSPATLIPRPDTERLVELALDKLTPQCQILDLGTGTGAIALAIASERPDCQITGIDLQPEAQILADENRERLEINNCQFLAGSWYQPLKNNQKFHIIVSNPPYIDQDDPHLAQGDVRFEPLSALVAENKGLADLDYIVDKGRDYLQPKGWILLEHGYQQGDDVRAILEQYGYQYVVTELDYAGHGRVTVGQWPAAKI; via the coding sequence ATGATTAATACCATTGAAATGGTACAAAAAACGTCAGAGTCAAAACTTGCAGAAGCAGGCTTTGACTCTGCGCGTATTGATGTCTCGGTACTGTTATGCCATGTATTAGATAAACCATCGAGTTATCTTTTTACTTGGCCAGAAAGAGAGTTAACAGAATCGCAATTGACTCAATTAGAACAACTGATAACCCGGCGTTTAAGTGGTGAGCCCATTGCTTATATTGTTGGCTGGCGAGAGTTTTGGTCATTGCCTTTAAAAGTTTCACCTGCGACGTTAATACCACGCCCAGATACTGAACGTTTGGTTGAGTTAGCTCTCGATAAATTAACACCACAATGTCAGATTTTAGATTTAGGAACCGGTACAGGTGCGATTGCATTGGCGATTGCTAGCGAACGGCCGGATTGCCAAATCACAGGTATTGACCTTCAACCTGAAGCACAAATATTAGCTGACGAGAACAGAGAAAGACTCGAAATTAATAACTGTCAGTTTTTAGCCGGAAGTTGGTATCAACCATTAAAAAATAATCAAAAATTTCACATTATCGTGAGTAATCCCCCTTATATCGATCAAGATGATCCTCATCTCGCGCAAGGTGATGTGCGTTTTGAACCGTTAAGTGCGCTAGTCGCAGAGAATAAAGGATTAGCCGATCTAGATTATATTGTTGATAAAGGACGAGATTATTTACAACCGAAAGGTTGGATTTTACTTGAACATGGCTATCAACAAGGCGATGATGTCAGAGCGATACTCGAACAGTATGGCTATCAATATGTGGTGACTGAGCTAGATTATGCTGGTCATGGAAGAGTCACTGTGGGTCAATGGCCGGCAGCGAAAATTTAA
- the prfA gene encoding peptide chain release factor 1, translated as MKPSIQLKLETLAERYEEVQYLLGDPEIIGDQNRFRELSKEYSQLEEVTNCFNAFKQAQEDLIAAKEMLKEDDEEMREMAKDEIKEADAVIEKLNDELQILLLPKDPNDGNNCFVEIRAGAGGDEAGIFAGNLFRMYSKFAEKKGWRVEVMSANASEQGGYKEMIAKISGDGVYGTMKFESGGHRVQRVPETESQGRVHTSACTVAIMPEIPEADLPEIKASDLKIDTFRASGAGGQHVNTTDSAIRITHLPTGTVVECQDERSQHKNKAKAMSVLAARIIQAEEARRAEAVSDTRRNLLGSGDRSDRIRTYNYPQGRVSDHRINLTLYRLNEVLEGDVDCLIQPVLQEYQADQLAALSENH; from the coding sequence ATGAAACCATCGATTCAATTAAAATTAGAAACACTAGCAGAACGCTACGAAGAAGTTCAGTACTTACTGGGTGATCCAGAAATTATTGGTGATCAAAACCGTTTCCGTGAATTATCAAAAGAGTATTCACAGTTAGAGGAAGTGACTAACTGTTTCAATGCTTTTAAGCAAGCTCAAGAAGATCTGATTGCAGCAAAAGAGATGCTGAAAGAAGATGATGAAGAGATGCGTGAAATGGCAAAAGATGAGATCAAAGAAGCAGATGCCGTCATTGAAAAGTTAAATGATGAACTGCAAATCTTATTGCTGCCAAAAGATCCTAATGATGGTAATAACTGTTTTGTTGAAATTCGTGCCGGTGCGGGCGGCGATGAAGCAGGTATTTTTGCCGGTAACTTATTCCGTATGTACTCAAAGTTTGCTGAGAAAAAAGGCTGGCGCGTTGAGGTGATGAGTGCCAATGCTTCAGAGCAAGGTGGCTATAAAGAGATGATCGCGAAAATTAGCGGTGATGGCGTTTATGGGACCATGAAGTTTGAATCTGGTGGTCACCGTGTTCAGCGTGTTCCTGAAACCGAATCTCAAGGTCGAGTTCACACTTCGGCCTGTACTGTGGCGATTATGCCTGAGATCCCTGAAGCCGACCTTCCAGAGATCAAAGCTTCTGATCTTAAAATTGATACTTTCCGTGCATCAGGTGCTGGTGGTCAGCACGTTAACACCACCGATTCTGCGATTCGTATTACTCACTTACCAACCGGTACGGTGGTTGAATGTCAGGATGAGCGTTCTCAGCATAAGAACAAAGCAAAAGCGATGTCGGTACTTGCAGCTCGTATTATTCAAGCTGAAGAAGCGCGTCGTGCAGAGGCTGTGTCAGATACTCGTCGTAACCTATTAGGTTCTGGTGATCGTTCAGATCGTATTCGTACTTATAACTATCCGCAAGGTCGTGTTTCGGATCACCGTATCAACTTAACACTATACCGTTTAAATGAAGTGTTAGAAGGTGATGTCGATTGCTTGATTCAACCTGTACTTCAAGAGTATCAAGCGGATCAGTTAGCTGCACTTTCTGAGAACCATTAA
- the hemA gene encoding glutamyl-tRNA reductase, which produces MSIIALGINHQTASIALREKVAFSPSVLDDALQQIIKKESISGAVIVSTCNRTEVYATSETGDEDQLINWLANFHQISLDELKPSLYIHKDDAAIVHLMRVACGLDSLVLGEPQILGQVKQSYTDAKKQNAISSHLDKLFQSTFSVAKRVRTETDIGGNAVSVAFAACTLARQIFESLSDTSILLVGAGETIELVAKHLSQHGTKKLIVANRTVEKAQSFVDEFGATAISLPEIPEYLHQADMVISSTASPLPIIGKGMMERAFKKRHHQPMLLIDIAVPRDIEPEVGDLADAYLYTVDDLHSIVEKNIEQRKLAATQAEVIITQESESFVNWARSLEAVDSIKHYRQQSNELRQLLLDKGLQALSAGAAPEEVLTSLANQLTNKLIHSPTRAMQQAAQEGDMEQLTVIRKSLGLTTQ; this is translated from the coding sequence ATGTCAATCATTGCTCTTGGAATCAATCATCAAACCGCATCTATTGCATTGCGTGAAAAAGTTGCTTTTTCACCGAGTGTATTAGATGACGCGTTACAACAAATAATAAAAAAAGAGTCCATCAGTGGTGCTGTTATTGTCTCAACCTGTAATCGAACAGAAGTTTACGCAACTTCTGAAACAGGTGATGAAGATCAATTGATCAATTGGCTGGCAAATTTTCATCAAATTTCTTTAGATGAGCTAAAACCAAGCCTTTATATACATAAAGATGATGCAGCGATCGTTCACTTAATGCGAGTGGCTTGTGGGCTAGACTCATTAGTTTTAGGTGAACCCCAAATCTTAGGACAAGTTAAACAATCTTACACGGATGCAAAGAAACAAAATGCTATTTCAAGCCACTTAGATAAACTTTTTCAATCAACATTTAGTGTTGCAAAAAGAGTTCGTACTGAAACCGATATTGGTGGTAATGCCGTCTCCGTTGCATTCGCAGCATGTACTCTAGCCCGACAAATTTTTGAATCCCTTTCTGATACGTCTATTTTACTTGTTGGCGCTGGTGAAACAATCGAACTGGTTGCTAAACATTTGTCGCAGCATGGCACAAAAAAATTGATTGTCGCAAACCGTACTGTTGAAAAAGCGCAATCCTTTGTTGATGAATTTGGAGCAACAGCCATTAGCTTGCCAGAAATTCCTGAATATCTTCATCAAGCGGATATGGTGATCAGTTCAACAGCGAGTCCATTGCCGATTATTGGTAAAGGGATGATGGAGCGAGCCTTTAAAAAGCGTCATCATCAACCCATGTTATTAATCGATATTGCGGTTCCTCGTGATATTGAGCCAGAAGTGGGCGATCTTGCGGATGCTTACCTCTATACCGTGGATGATCTGCACTCTATCGTTGAAAAAAACATAGAACAACGTAAACTGGCAGCCACTCAAGCTGAGGTTATTATTACCCAAGAGAGCGAAAGCTTTGTCAATTGGGCGCGTTCCCTTGAAGCTGTCGATAGTATTAAGCACTATCGTCAACAATCTAATGAGCTAAGACAGCTTCTTTTAGATAAAGGTTTACAAGCGCTTTCTGCTGGTGCTGCACCAGAAGAGGTGTTAACTTCCTTAGCAAATCAATTAACTAACAAACTTATTCATTCACCAACCCGCGCAATGCAACAGGCTGCACAGGAAGGTGATATGGAACAGCTGACTGTTATCCGTAAAAGTTTAGGTTTGACCACGCAGTAA
- the lolB gene encoding lipoprotein insertase outer membrane protein LolB: MRSKLHILIIALLSLITVSCATVPTPSVKVENWQHHQQKLSQLTHFTASGKIGYISPEERVSLQFEWQQQDQDTYQLRLSTFLGGTVLKLNVTPHKVTLVDREGKTHIGQSASLMAYQLTGLILPIDEMKDWIKGLPTGTNQYSFNEQQLIKQLNKEINSRQWQLTYNHYQTIHLANTDLDPTDFKTGTIQLPQNMVLSQNKQKIKFVINKWNLNDK, from the coding sequence TTGAGATCTAAACTTCACATTCTGATCATTGCTCTTCTTTCTCTGATCACGGTCAGTTGTGCCACCGTACCCACCCCATCGGTTAAAGTCGAAAATTGGCAGCATCATCAACAAAAACTGTCTCAATTAACTCATTTTACGGCATCAGGAAAGATAGGTTATATCAGCCCTGAGGAGAGAGTGAGCCTTCAGTTCGAATGGCAGCAGCAAGATCAAGATACCTACCAACTTCGTCTCTCAACATTTTTGGGTGGTACCGTTTTAAAACTGAATGTAACGCCCCATAAAGTCACACTTGTTGATCGTGAAGGGAAAACTCACATTGGTCAATCGGCTTCCCTAATGGCTTATCAGTTAACCGGATTAATTTTGCCTATTGATGAGATGAAAGATTGGATTAAAGGATTGCCTACCGGCACTAATCAATACTCTTTTAATGAGCAACAACTAATTAAGCAATTAAATAAAGAGATAAATTCTCGTCAGTGGCAATTAACTTATAATCATTATCAAACCATCCATTTGGCAAATACCGATTTAGATCCCACAGATTTTAAAACTGGGACGATCCAACTGCCACAGAATATGGTATTAAGTCAAAATAAGCAGAAAATAAAATTTGTCATCAATAAATGGAACCTCAATGATAAATAA
- a CDS encoding ribose-phosphate pyrophosphokinase, with product MPDMKLFTGNATPELAQRIADRLYISLGDATVSRFSDGEVCVQINENVRGSDVFIIQSTCAPTNDNLMELVVMIDALRRASAGRITAVIPYFGYARQDRRVRSARVPITAKVIADFLSNVGVDRVLTVDLHAEQIQGFFDVPVDNIFGTPVLLEDMVAKDLEDPIVVSPDIGGVVRARATAKSLDDIDIAIIDKRRPRANVSKVMNLIGDVEGRDCIIVDDMIDTGGTLCKAAEALKERGAKRVFAYATHAVFSGTAVQNIKDSVIDEVIVTDSIPLTEEMKATGKVSQLTLSTMLAEAIRRISNEESISAMFNS from the coding sequence GTGCCTGATATGAAGCTGTTTACTGGTAACGCAACTCCGGAATTAGCACAACGCATTGCGGATCGTTTATACATTTCTCTTGGCGATGCGACAGTATCTCGCTTCTCTGATGGAGAAGTTTGTGTTCAGATTAATGAAAACGTTCGTGGCAGTGATGTATTCATCATTCAATCAACGTGTGCGCCAACTAATGATAACTTAATGGAATTAGTTGTAATGATCGATGCGCTACGTCGTGCTTCTGCAGGTCGTATTACCGCGGTTATTCCTTACTTTGGTTATGCTCGTCAGGATCGTCGTGTACGTTCTGCTCGTGTGCCTATTACTGCTAAAGTTATTGCAGATTTCCTATCAAATGTTGGTGTTGACCGCGTATTGACAGTTGATCTACACGCTGAACAGATCCAAGGCTTCTTCGATGTTCCTGTCGATAATATCTTCGGTACTCCTGTACTTCTTGAAGATATGGTAGCGAAAGATCTTGAAGATCCAATCGTCGTATCACCTGATATCGGTGGTGTTGTTCGTGCTCGTGCAACTGCTAAATCTCTAGATGATATCGATATTGCAATCATCGATAAGCGTCGTCCACGTGCAAACGTATCAAAAGTAATGAACCTAATCGGTGACGTTGAAGGTCGTGACTGTATTATCGTTGATGATATGATCGACACGGGTGGCACACTATGTAAAGCAGCTGAAGCACTGAAAGAACGTGGTGCTAAACGTGTATTTGCTTATGCAACTCACGCAGTATTCTCAGGCACTGCAGTACAAAACATTAAAGATTCAGTGATCGATGAAGTTATCGTGACTGACTCTATTCCATTAACTGAAGAGATGAAAGCGACAGGTAAAGTTTCTCAACTAACCCTATCGACTATGCTTGCAGAAGCTATTCGTCGTATCAGTAATGAAGAATCTATCTCAGCAATGTTTAACTCTTAA
- the pth gene encoding aminoacyl-tRNA hydrolase, with translation MSNKIKLLVGLANPGAQYQQTRHNAGAWVVEELARQHNVTLKLESKYFGLTGRITVDGQDLRLLIPTTFMNLSGKAVSALANFYRIKPEEILVAHDELDLPPGVAKFKKGGGHGGHNGLRDIIAKMGNNKDFYRLRIGIGHPGHKDKVAGFVLTKAPAQEFSNTEQAVDEAVRCLDILLKDDLAKAQNRLHSFKAE, from the coding sequence GTGAGCAACAAAATCAAACTTTTAGTGGGTTTAGCGAACCCTGGAGCACAATATCAACAAACTCGCCATAATGCGGGGGCTTGGGTGGTTGAAGAGTTAGCGCGCCAACATAATGTGACATTAAAGTTAGAAAGCAAATATTTTGGTCTAACAGGCCGTATTACTGTCGATGGTCAAGATCTTAGGCTACTGATCCCCACTACCTTTATGAACTTATCAGGTAAAGCGGTATCTGCATTAGCCAACTTCTATCGTATCAAACCAGAAGAGATCTTGGTTGCTCATGATGAATTAGATCTTCCTCCTGGTGTCGCTAAATTTAAAAAAGGTGGCGGTCACGGTGGCCATAATGGTTTACGTGATATCATTGCTAAAATGGGAAATAACAAAGATTTCTATCGTCTTCGTATTGGTATTGGTCATCCAGGACATAAAGATAAAGTCGCTGGCTTTGTTTTAACTAAAGCCCCAGCGCAAGAGTTTAGCAACACAGAGCAAGCGGTTGATGAAGCCGTTCGCTGTCTCGATATTTTACTGAAAGATGATCTAGCTAAAGCGCAAAATAGATTACACTCTTTCAAAGCTGAATAA
- the ychF gene encoding redox-regulated ATPase YchF: MGFKCGIVGLPNVGKSTLFNALTKAGIEAANFPFCTIEPNTGVVPVPDLRLDALAEIVNPQRILPTTMEFVDIAGLVAGASKGEGLGNKFLANIRETDAIGHVVRCFENDNIIHVAGKVDPAEDIDVINTELALCDLETCERSIQRQAKKAKGGDKDAKFEIAVLEKILPHLEEGGMLRAVELTKEEDAAISYLNFLTMKPTMYIANVNDDGFENNPYLDVVTEIAAKEGATVVAVCAEIEGEISELEQDEAEVFLEEMGLTEPGLNRVIRAGYDLLTLQTYFTAGVKEVRAWTIPIGATAPQAAGKIHTDFEKGFIRAEVIGYDAYIEFKGESGAKDAGKWRLEGKDYIVKDGDVVHFRFNV; encoded by the coding sequence ATGGGTTTTAAATGTGGCATTGTTGGCTTACCAAACGTAGGCAAATCAACACTATTTAACGCATTAACAAAAGCTGGTATCGAAGCAGCTAACTTTCCGTTCTGTACTATCGAACCAAACACTGGTGTTGTTCCTGTGCCAGATCTACGTTTAGATGCATTAGCAGAAATTGTTAATCCACAACGTATTCTACCAACGACGATGGAATTTGTTGATATTGCGGGTTTAGTTGCAGGTGCTTCAAAAGGTGAAGGTCTAGGTAATAAATTCCTAGCAAACATCCGTGAAACTGATGCTATCGGCCACGTTGTTCGTTGTTTTGAAAATGACAACATTATTCACGTCGCAGGAAAAGTTGATCCAGCAGAAGATATTGATGTGATCAATACTGAACTTGCACTTTGTGACCTTGAAACATGTGAACGCTCTATTCAACGCCAAGCTAAGAAAGCGAAAGGTGGCGATAAAGACGCTAAATTTGAGATTGCGGTACTAGAGAAAATCTTACCTCATCTTGAAGAAGGCGGCATGTTACGTGCTGTTGAGCTAACTAAAGAAGAAGATGCTGCGATTAGCTACTTAAACTTCTTAACAATGAAGCCGACTATGTATATTGCTAACGTTAATGATGATGGTTTTGAAAATAATCCATATCTTGACGTTGTGACAGAGATTGCAGCTAAAGAAGGGGCAACTGTTGTTGCTGTTTGTGCTGAAATTGAAGGTGAGATCTCTGAGCTTGAGCAAGACGAAGCAGAAGTATTCCTAGAAGAGATGGGGTTAACTGAACCTGGTCTAAATCGTGTTATTCGTGCAGGTTACGATCTTTTAACCCTACAAACATACTTTACCGCAGGTGTAAAAGAAGTTCGTGCATGGACAATTCCTATTGGGGCTACTGCACCACAAGCGGCAGGTAAGATCCATACTGACTTTGAAAAAGGTTTCATCCGAGCTGAAGTTATCGGGTATGACGCTTATATTGAATTCAAAGGCGAAAGTGGCGCGAAAGATGCTGGTAAGTGGCGTCTAGAAGGAAAAGATTATATCGTTAAAGATGGTGATGTTGTCCACTTCCGTTTTAACGTTTAA
- a CDS encoding DMT family transporter has protein sequence MTWILFTFLAASMQAWRNAFQSQLSKNVNIAGVTLARFIWATPIAALYLLALYLWQPTQLPTITAKFSSFILGASAMQILATCLMVKLFKMKNFAVGAGLAKSEALVAAILGVLFFGTQLSWIGGLGVFIGSIAVFLMSSKQGYKQLSLPTILLGLACGTAFALTSLWVREASLNLDLPFQHRAAWVLLLVLSIQTIVLLLYAYFVDKRTVSGLLKQPKLTLLTSITSCIGSIGWFSAMSLQAVPYVKTLGQIEVFFTLLIAVFWLKDKVKIKEVLGLILIAIAAILVMWG, from the coding sequence ATGACATGGATCCTCTTCACTTTTCTTGCGGCCTCAATGCAAGCATGGCGTAACGCCTTTCAAAGCCAACTCAGTAAAAATGTTAACATCGCTGGAGTGACATTAGCTCGCTTTATTTGGGCAACGCCGATTGCCGCACTTTACCTTTTAGCTCTCTATCTTTGGCAACCAACTCAACTACCAACGATAACCGCCAAGTTTAGTAGTTTTATTCTTGGTGCTTCAGCAATGCAGATCTTAGCTACTTGTTTAATGGTCAAACTGTTTAAGATGAAAAATTTTGCCGTTGGTGCTGGTTTAGCAAAGAGTGAGGCATTAGTTGCCGCAATCCTTGGGGTGCTATTTTTTGGCACCCAACTCTCTTGGATTGGTGGGCTTGGGGTATTCATCGGCAGTATTGCGGTCTTTTTAATGAGCAGTAAGCAAGGATATAAACAACTTTCCTTGCCAACAATTCTATTAGGATTAGCGTGTGGTACAGCTTTTGCCTTAACGTCTCTTTGGGTTAGAGAAGCGAGCCTGAACTTAGATCTGCCTTTTCAACATCGAGCCGCTTGGGTTTTACTACTGGTTCTCTCTATTCAAACCATCGTTTTATTACTCTATGCTTATTTTGTTGATAAAAGAACAGTGAGTGGGTTATTAAAACAACCAAAGTTAACGCTTCTTACGAGTATAACGAGCTGTATTGGTTCAATTGGCTGGTTTAGTGCTATGTCTTTACAGGCCGTCCCCTATGTGAAAACCTTAGGACAAATTGAAGTATTCTTTACCCTTCTCATTGCTGTCTTCTGGTTAAAAGATAAGGTGAAAATAAAAGAGGTATTAGGATTGATTTTAATCGCTATCGCAGCAATTTTAGTGATGTGGGGATAA
- a CDS encoding 2-octaprenyl-3-methyl-6-methoxy-1,4-benzoquinol hydroxylase has translation MKSFDVVIVGGGMVGAATAVGLAQQGKSVAIIEAHTPKPFEREQDMDLRVSAISHASVELLESLGAWDAIKAMRICPYKELATWENPECKVSFHSDEINIEQLGFIVENRLIQLGLWQQFESLLNLKCFSSTTMSKIVRSDDGIDIHLSSGETLHTQLLVGADGANSQVRQWAKIGLTSWDYRQHCMLINISTEKPQQDITWQWFTPSGPRSFLPLSGQKGSLVWYDSPKRIKQLQNLNPEQLKDQIIHAFPDLIGEFTVDASGSFPLTRRHAQSYWQPNIVLLGDAAHTINPLAGQGVNLGFKDVKALLESIEQHKENWASEKTLRQYQSKRRNDNLLMQSGMDFFYAGFSNNITPLKIIRNLGFAAAQRAGFIKHELIKYAVGLK, from the coding sequence ATGAAAAGTTTTGATGTAGTTATCGTGGGCGGCGGAATGGTTGGTGCAGCAACAGCGGTAGGGTTAGCGCAACAAGGTAAATCTGTTGCCATTATTGAAGCGCACACTCCGAAACCATTTGAACGTGAACAAGATATGGATTTGCGAGTTTCTGCTATCTCTCATGCTTCCGTTGAGTTACTAGAGAGCTTAGGGGCTTGGGATGCGATAAAAGCGATGCGTATTTGTCCTTATAAAGAGTTAGCCACGTGGGAAAATCCTGAGTGCAAAGTGAGTTTTCATTCTGATGAAATCAATATTGAACAATTAGGTTTTATTGTTGAAAATCGTCTAATTCAACTCGGACTTTGGCAGCAGTTCGAATCATTGTTAAATTTAAAATGCTTTAGTTCAACAACGATGAGCAAAATAGTTCGATCTGATGATGGCATTGATATCCATTTAAGCAGTGGTGAAACTCTGCATACTCAATTACTGGTTGGGGCAGATGGCGCAAACTCTCAAGTTCGCCAATGGGCCAAAATTGGCTTAACCTCATGGGATTACCGCCAACACTGTATGTTGATAAATATTTCAACCGAAAAACCACAGCAAGATATTACTTGGCAATGGTTTACGCCGTCAGGGCCGCGATCTTTTTTACCACTGTCGGGACAAAAAGGCTCTTTAGTTTGGTATGACTCCCCAAAAAGAATCAAGCAGCTTCAGAATTTAAACCCTGAGCAATTGAAGGATCAGATTATTCATGCATTTCCTGATTTGATTGGCGAGTTTACTGTTGATGCATCGGGAAGCTTCCCATTAACACGTCGTCATGCTCAATCATATTGGCAGCCCAATATTGTTCTGTTAGGTGATGCAGCTCACACTATTAATCCACTTGCTGGGCAGGGCGTAAATTTAGGCTTTAAAGATGTTAAAGCGCTACTCGAATCTATTGAGCAGCACAAAGAGAATTGGGCATCTGAAAAGACTTTACGTCAATATCAGAGTAAGCGTCGAAATGATAACTTGCTGATGCAGAGTGGGATGGATTTTTTCTATGCAGGATTTAGTAACAATATCACACCATTGAAGATTATTCGTAATTTAGGGTTTGCTGCGGCTCAACGTGCTGGTTTCATTAAGCATGAATTGATTAAGTATGCGGTTGGTTTAAAATAA